A DNA window from Paenibacillus andongensis contains the following coding sequences:
- a CDS encoding LamG-like jellyroll fold domain-containing protein, which yields MNLNKRKKRFQRIALSILCFMLAMTGFLSIGSQTAKAAISPLITSYKPQVVNTDTNVSYTDGNGNTISGVLHHPGIAMRQSDLDNMRDHVRAGDEPWNTAFNKFASDGRSSKTPRILYEGNYIFIHVQGPWGFTDPNTGVFYSNPSDYVGTRANTDSEVAFMQAIMWYITGDETYRSNAMTIIRDYAAIQDCVTHYSFRFATATYLLGAAAEILRYSDTPTQSLKWAGTDTTNLTHMMDVLSVTYNAHSFFMNQHQFTVMGTIGRAIFKNDYALYAEAVEASTVNSAGDVGGRNGSIKYQMRWMTQNEVTGAALDPADYHVQEIEMGRDAGHSYDDIAGLSTLAQTIYAQGTKVDPTTGAMSTAANAVNVFNFLDDRLLAGTNYVIKYHLGYDELWTPAWANQASDIQYYETINSGGRGRIDAFYSVLYDYYKYIQHVDMTQEKYKYLAYVYETRMPEVAGKDYPLAMLLYTPDAAKSVGLSNQITLGAITGLTATAAGANTISLSWNAVSGSLGYNIYRSTRFDGTYAKINSAPVSGTSYSSTGLDPDTIYYYKVGAAGGSASNAVSAQTGGTSVIDAGMMNWYKFDESSGTTTFDASGSGGSGAVNGGASWVNGYSGNAVDLDGTDDYVSLPSGVVSGDDAITIAAWVNLDSASNWSRIFDFGSGANTYMFLTPKNGANGNIRFAIKNNGSSEQIIDGTSALATGGWHHVAVTLNGSTGILYVDGVQAGSNTAMTIRPSAMGATTRNWIGRSQYSGDPYLDGRVDDFRIYNRALPPALVADVMNGESVLPTAQLAFDETSGTSASDGTGDGWNGMLVNSPSWVSGYSGNAVDLNGSNQYVSLPNSVVSSDSTVTIACRVNLDAVSNWSRIFDFGTGTNTYMFLTPKNGSNGKIRFAIKNNGSSEQIIEGTSSLATGGWHHVAVTLNGSTGTLYVDGVRVGSNTSMTIKPSDMGSTTQNWIGHSQYTTDPYLNGRVDDFRIYSQALSAADIAALAALAARSS from the coding sequence ATGAATCTCAACAAAAGGAAAAAACGCTTTCAAAGGATTGCTTTAAGTATTCTTTGCTTTATGTTGGCAATGACGGGCTTTCTCAGTATCGGCAGTCAGACAGCGAAAGCGGCCATTTCACCGTTGATTACGTCTTACAAACCGCAGGTAGTCAATACAGATACCAATGTGTCCTATACGGACGGTAACGGGAATACGATATCCGGAGTTCTCCATCATCCGGGCATTGCAATGAGACAGTCTGATTTGGACAATATGCGCGATCACGTAAGGGCGGGGGACGAGCCTTGGAATACGGCGTTTAATAAGTTTGCCAGCGACGGGCGTTCCAGTAAAACCCCCAGAATTTTATATGAAGGGAATTACATTTTTATCCACGTTCAAGGTCCTTGGGGGTTTACCGATCCGAACACGGGTGTTTTTTACAGCAACCCCAGCGACTATGTAGGAACCCGTGCCAACACGGATTCCGAAGTGGCTTTCATGCAAGCGATTATGTGGTATATTACCGGCGATGAGACGTACCGTTCCAATGCCATGACGATCATAAGGGATTATGCGGCTATCCAGGATTGTGTTACGCATTACAGCTTCCGTTTTGCCACAGCGACATATCTGCTCGGGGCAGCGGCGGAGATTTTGCGTTATTCCGATACGCCGACGCAGAGTCTGAAATGGGCGGGTACGGATACGACGAATCTGACCCATATGATGGATGTTCTTTCCGTCACCTATAACGCTCATTCTTTTTTTATGAACCAGCATCAGTTTACGGTTATGGGAACGATCGGAAGAGCCATCTTTAAAAATGACTATGCACTTTATGCCGAGGCCGTAGAAGCTTCGACCGTGAATTCCGCAGGAGATGTCGGAGGAAGAAACGGTTCCATTAAGTATCAGATGCGGTGGATGACGCAAAATGAGGTAACAGGAGCGGCACTCGATCCTGCGGATTATCACGTGCAGGAAATTGAAATGGGGCGCGATGCGGGGCATTCTTATGACGACATTGCAGGACTGTCTACATTGGCGCAAACCATTTATGCCCAAGGCACGAAAGTGGACCCGACAACCGGAGCCATGTCTACTGCTGCCAACGCAGTAAATGTGTTCAACTTCCTGGATGACCGGCTACTCGCAGGCACCAACTATGTGATCAAGTATCATCTTGGTTACGATGAGTTATGGACACCTGCATGGGCGAATCAAGCAAGCGATATTCAATATTACGAAACGATCAACTCAGGTGGCAGGGGCCGAATCGATGCGTTTTACAGTGTTCTATATGATTATTACAAATATATCCAACACGTGGATATGACCCAGGAAAAGTACAAGTACCTGGCTTATGTCTACGAAACGAGAATGCCGGAGGTTGCAGGTAAGGATTATCCGCTTGCGATGTTGTTGTATACACCGGATGCAGCAAAGTCTGTTGGCTTGAGCAACCAAATAACGTTAGGCGCGATAACGGGGCTCACAGCTACGGCTGCAGGCGCGAATACGATCAGCTTGAGCTGGAATGCCGTATCGGGTTCTTTGGGCTACAATATTTACCGTTCGACCCGGTTCGATGGTACCTATGCCAAAATCAACAGCGCGCCTGTATCGGGAACGTCTTACAGCAGCACGGGACTGGATCCCGATACGATCTACTATTATAAGGTCGGAGCGGCAGGTGGCTCGGCATCGAATGCGGTCTCGGCGCAAACAGGCGGCACTAGCGTGATCGACGCCGGTATGATGAACTGGTATAAATTCGACGAATCGAGCGGGACCACAACTTTTGACGCATCCGGATCGGGCGGCAGCGGGGCGGTCAATGGAGGTGCCTCCTGGGTTAACGGCTATAGCGGCAATGCGGTAGACCTGGATGGAACGGACGATTACGTTTCCTTGCCTTCCGGCGTGGTCTCCGGTGATGACGCGATCACGATCGCCGCTTGGGTCAATCTGGATTCCGCAAGCAACTGGTCGCGCATCTTTGACTTCGGTTCCGGAGCGAATACCTATATGTTCCTGACACCGAAGAACGGAGCCAATGGCAATATCCGCTTCGCGATCAAGAACAACGGTTCGAGTGAGCAGATCATCGACGGGACGTCGGCGTTGGCAACAGGGGGATGGCATCATGTGGCCGTTACTTTGAACGGCTCAACAGGCATCCTTTACGTCGATGGTGTGCAAGCAGGCAGCAATACTGCCATGACCATCAGACCTTCCGCTATGGGCGCTACCACGAGGAATTGGATCGGCCGCTCCCAATATTCCGGCGATCCGTATCTCGACGGACGAGTGGACGACTTTCGCATCTATAACCGTGCCTTGCCCCCCGCATTAGTGGCTGATGTGATGAATGGGGAGTCCGTACTGCCGACAGCGCAGCTTGCGTTCGACGAGACGAGTGGAACATCGGCCAGCGATGGCACCGGAGACGGCTGGAATGGCATGCTGGTCAACAGTCCCTCCTGGGTTTCCGGGTATAGCGGCAATGCGGTGGATTTGAACGGATCCAACCAATATGTCTCCCTGCCTAACAGCGTTGTTTCCTCCGACAGTACGGTCACCATTGCCTGCCGGGTGAATCTGGATGCCGTCAGCAATTGGTCGCGGATCTTCGACTTCGGTACCGGAACGAATACCTATATGTTCCTGACGCCGAAGAACGGGTCCAACGGCAAAATCCGATTCGCGATCAAGAATAACGGGTCGAGTGAACAGATTATCGAAGGGACGTCGTCGTTGGCCACAGGAGGGTGGCATCATGTGGCCGTCACCTTGAATGGTTCAACCGGCACTTTATACGTTGATGGCGTGAGGGTAGGCAGCAATACATCTATGACCATCAAACCATCCGATATGGGCTCCACCACGCAGAATTGGATTGGCCACTCCCAATACACCACAGATCCTTATCTTAATGGTCGAGTGGATGATTTTCGCATCTATAGCCAGGCATTATCGGCAGCAGACATCGCTGCCCTGGCTGCCCTGGCTGCCAGATCTTCATAA
- a CDS encoding glycoside hydrolase family 43 protein produces MEDHYYQLSKEGAWGDQGDGTYVNPVLPGDYSDPDVIRVGEDYYAISSTLHCSPGMAVLHSKDLVNWRMIGHVVKDLISIGPEYNYDRMNRYGRGVWAGAIRFHKDKYWVYFFTPDEGLFMSTAADPAGPWEPLHQVWAVSGWDDCCPFWDDDGQGYFVATHFADNYNIHLFKLSEDGKELLHDSDTIIHQYKGSEANKLYKIEGTYYFFHSEVRREEGIEVRVVMMLRSEHIYGPYEEKELIHTHGPDVDREPNQGGLVQTVSGEWYFISHQGRAGIYEGRTLHLLPVTWVDGWPIIGNDTDGDGIGEMVWGGRKPINGHPVTVLSTNDDFDRAVLEPYWEWNHQPRADKWSLTERPGYLRLYACQPIDKDNFFTVCNILSQRSFRTVHNEATVKIDISGLADGQEAGLCHFSKTYCTIGVHQQNGTRVLKFNHSGTMEWGPQLTGNTLWLKSVWNIDGINRFEYSINGDHFTAFGDTYQMGWGYYRGDRIGLYSYNCESEQGYIDVDQFSHEVAGKVSAHDRSNILYSGSGE; encoded by the coding sequence ATGGAGGATCACTACTATCAGTTATCAAAGGAGGGCGCTTGGGGAGATCAGGGGGACGGCACCTATGTTAATCCTGTCTTGCCAGGAGATTATAGCGATCCGGATGTCATTCGGGTCGGAGAGGACTACTACGCTATCTCCTCTACTCTGCATTGCTCTCCGGGGATGGCGGTACTGCATTCCAAAGATCTTGTGAATTGGAGAATGATCGGGCATGTTGTGAAAGATTTGATAAGCATCGGCCCGGAATATAATTACGATCGAATGAACCGTTATGGCAGAGGAGTCTGGGCAGGCGCGATCCGATTCCACAAGGATAAATATTGGGTCTATTTTTTCACGCCCGATGAAGGATTGTTTATGAGCACGGCAGCCGACCCGGCGGGACCTTGGGAGCCGCTACATCAGGTTTGGGCGGTTAGTGGCTGGGACGACTGCTGCCCGTTTTGGGACGATGATGGACAAGGCTACTTCGTTGCCACTCATTTTGCCGATAATTATAATATCCATTTATTTAAACTCAGTGAAGACGGCAAAGAGCTGTTGCATGACAGCGATACGATTATTCATCAGTACAAAGGGAGCGAAGCCAATAAGCTCTACAAAATTGAAGGAACCTACTATTTTTTCCACAGCGAGGTTCGTCGTGAGGAAGGAATTGAAGTCAGAGTCGTCATGATGTTAAGGTCTGAACATATTTATGGGCCTTATGAGGAAAAGGAGCTTATCCATACGCACGGCCCGGATGTAGACCGGGAGCCGAATCAAGGCGGACTTGTGCAGACGGTTTCCGGGGAGTGGTATTTTATTTCTCATCAAGGAAGGGCCGGTATTTACGAAGGGAGAACGCTTCACTTGCTGCCCGTAACGTGGGTTGACGGATGGCCGATCATCGGCAACGATACGGACGGCGACGGAATCGGGGAGATGGTATGGGGAGGCAGGAAGCCCATAAACGGGCATCCCGTGACGGTTCTTTCCACGAATGACGATTTTGACCGGGCGGTGCTTGAACCGTATTGGGAATGGAACCATCAGCCGAGAGCCGACAAATGGTCGTTAACGGAACGGCCAGGCTATTTGCGTCTATACGCATGCCAACCCATCGATAAGGACAATTTTTTTACCGTATGCAACATTCTTTCGCAAAGGTCGTTTAGAACGGTTCACAATGAGGCAACCGTTAAAATAGACATTAGCGGCCTGGCAGACGGGCAAGAAGCGGGGCTTTGCCATTTTTCAAAAACCTATTGCACGATTGGCGTACACCAACAGAATGGGACAAGGGTTCTGAAGTTTAACCATTCGGGGACGATGGAATGGGGACCGCAATTAACAGGTAACACCCTTTGGTTAAAGTCCGTGTGGAACATAGACGGAATCAACCGGTTCGAATATAGCATCAATGGGGACCATTTCACGGCCTTTGGAGACACCTATCAGATGGGGTGGGGGTATTACAGGGGAGACCGGATCGGGTTATACAGCTATAACTGCGAGAGTGAGCAGGGTTATATCGATGTGGACCAATTTAGCCATGAGGTCGCAGGAAAGGTAAGCGCACATGACCGTTCGAACATACTTTATAGTGGGAGTGGAGAATGA